Proteins encoded in a region of the Quercus lobata isolate SW786 chromosome 8, ValleyOak3.0 Primary Assembly, whole genome shotgun sequence genome:
- the LOC115958053 gene encoding LIM domain-containing protein PLIM2b, with the protein MAFTGTLDKCKACDKTVYVVDMMSLEGVPYHKSCFKCSHCKGFLSMSTYSSMDGILYCKPHFEQLFKESGNFSKNFHPVAKSAEQLARRPSKLSSMFCGTQDKCAVCTKTVYPLEKVTLEGDCYHKTCFRCAHGGCHLTHSSYAALDGNLYCKHHFAQLFMVKGNYHHVLQAAAHKKNGATPPAPPADSEPKPEPESNVQEQSS; encoded by the exons atgGCATTTACAGGAACTCTAGATAAATGCAAGGCTTGTGACAAGACTGTGTATGTGGTTGATATGATGTCCCTTGAAGGGGTACCATATCATAAATCATGCTTCAAATGCAGCCACTGCAAAGGATTTCTTTCG ATGAGCACCTACTCCTCCATGGATGGAATCCTGTACTGCAAGCCACATTTTGAGCAACTTTTCAAGGAATCTGGCAATTTCAGCAAGAATTTTCATCCAG TAGCAAAGTCTGCTGAGCAGTTG GCTAGGCGTCCAAGCAAACTTTCTTCCATGTTCTGTGGAACCCAAGACAAATGTGCCGTTTGCACAAAAACGGTGTATCCTCTAGAGAAG GTGACACTGGAAGGAGACTGTTACCACAAGACATGCTTTAGGTGTGCTCATGGTGGGTGCCATCTAACACATTCTTCCTATGCTGCTCTTGATGGAAACCTCTACTGCAAGCACCATTTTGCTCAGCTCTTCATGGTGAAAGGAAACTACCACCACGTCCTCCAGGCAGCTGCACACAAGAAGAATGGAGCCACACCACCTGCTCCACCAGCAGACTCGGAGCCAAAGCCGGAACCCGAGAGCAACGTGCAAGAGCAATCGTCTTAG
- the LOC115957717 gene encoding pre-mRNA cleavage factor Im 25 kDa subunit 2-like, which yields MEDMVSSTVVNTYPLSSYTFGTKEPKIEKDSSVADRLARMKLNYFKEGMRTSVEAILLVQEHKHPHILLLQIGNTFCKLPGGRLKPGENEIEGLKRKLTSKLGANQPSLQPNWQIGECVAIWWRPNFETVMYPYCPPHITKPKECKKLYIVHLSEREYFAVPKNLKLLAVPLFELYDNVQRYGPVISTIPQQLSRFQFNMITT from the exons ATGGAGGATATGGTGAGCTCAACTGTGGTGAACACGTACCCACTCTCCAGCTACACCTTCGGTACCAAAGAGCCCAAGATTGAGAAAGACTCCTCCGTCGCCGATCGTCTTGCTCGCATGAAACTCAA CTATTTTAAAGAAGGCATGAGGACTAGTGTTGAAGCAATCCTACTG GTGCAAGAACATAAGCATCCTCACATTCTTCTTTTGCAAATTGGAAACACATTCTGCAAACTTCCTGGGGGACGTTTGAAGCCTGGAGAAAATG AAATTGAAGGCTTGAAGAGGAAACTGACGAGCAAATTGGGCGCCAATCAACCTTCACTTCAGCCTAATTGGCAG ATTGGTGAGTGCGTGGCAATCTGGTGGAGACCAAACTTTGAAACGGTGATGTATCCTTACTGCCCTCCCCACATCACAAAACCCAAG GAGTGTAAGAAGCTTTACATTGTTCATTTGTCTGAAAGAGAGTATTTTGCTGTACCGAAAAATCTGAAATTGCTTGCTGTTCCCCTTTTTGAGCTCTATGATAATGTTCAG AGATATGGACCTGTTATTTCGACAATCCCACAGCAGCTTTCCAGATTCCAGTTCAACATGATCACCACCTGA
- the LOC115957008 gene encoding uncharacterized protein LOC115957008, protein MESQDRDEIHNCVIKLRVNPQKLREKVYIGCGAGFGGDRPMAALKLLQRVKELNYLVLECLAERTLAERYQFMVSGGDGYDSWISHWMRLLLPLAMERRTCLITNMGAMDPCGAQEKVREIASSLGLSVSIAVAHETFVTESGSPSSLEKSYLMGGVRFLSCMFSSLVFDVQIKKKKTCILLFIFLFFKLLLLHVSHIQCSQRPSRHSPRLLPSRQPPEHLKQTVRHLRQDSVPWFTQGASTNLGAAPIVECLEKYQPNVIITSRVADASLFLAPMVYELGWNWNDLQHLAQGSLAGHLLECGCQLTGGYFMHPGDKYRDISFPQLLDLSLPYAEICFDGNVCVAKAEGSGGVLNVSTCAEQLLYEVGDPGAYVTPDVIIDIRDVSFHPLSSSKVLCIGAKPSAASVPDKLLRLVPKDCGWKGWGEISYGGYECVKRAQAAEFLVRSWMEEVFPGVDCRILSYIIGHDSLKATSIDDNASLLKTIEDIRLRMDGLFEFKEHAVQFAREFSALYTNGPAGGGGISTGHKKEIVLQKQLVDREHVLWQTGVKESLIIESCGQGAAVESLTKTHVLHESVLPPKTHADTSNLFMDLPSPKINHSPAPSGQKIPLYDVAHSRAGDKGNDLNFSIVPHFAPDIERLKLIITSQWVKEVVSTLLNTSSFPNSDSNDKDKCVDDHVKVEIYEVKGIQSLNVVVRNILDGGVNCSRRIDRHGKTISDLILCQRVVLPP, encoded by the exons ATGGAAAGCCAGGACAGAGATGAAATTCATAATTGTGTGATCAAGCTG AGAGTTAATCCTCAAAAGCTAAGGGAGAAGGTTTATATTGGCTGTGGAGCTGGGTTTGGAGGTGACAGGCCAATGGCTGCTCTTAAGTTGCTTCAGAGAGTTAAAGAGCTAAACTATCTAGTACTGGAATGCCTAGCGGAGCGTACTCTTGCTGAACGGTATCAGTTTATGGTGTCTGGTGGCGATGGTTATGATTCTTGGA TTTCGCATTGGATGCGTTTGCTTTTACCTTTGGCTATGGAGAGACGAACTTGCTTAATTACGAACATGGGTGCAA TGGATCCTTGTGGTGCCCAAGAAAAGGTTAGGGAAATAGCTAGCAGCCTGGGGCTTAGTGTCTCTATTGCCGTGGCTCATGAGACTTTTGTCACAGAATCAG GATCACCATCCTCACTCGAGAAATCATATTTAATGGGAGGCGTAAGATTCTTGTCTTGCATGTTCTCTTCATTAGTATTTGatgttcaaataaaaaaaaaaaaaacttgtatactcctttttatttttttatttttcaaacttcTGTTGTTACATGTTAGCCACATACAGTGTAGTCAAAGGCCATCTAGGCACTCGCCTAGACTCTTGCCTTCTAGGCAACCACCTGAGCACCTTAAACAGACTGTAAGGCATTTGAGGCAAGA TTCAGTACCTTGGTTCACTCAG GGTGCTAGTACAAATCTGGGAGCTGCTCCTATTGTTGAATGTTTGGAGAAGTACCAGCCAAACGTGATAATAACTTCCCGGGTTGCAGATGCTTCCTTATTCTTAGCACCAATG GTCTATGAACTAGGTTGGAATTGGAATGACCTACAGCATCTAGCACAGGGGTCTCTGGCTGGCCACCTTCTTGAGTGTGGTTGTCAACTCACAGGGGGGTACTTTATGCATCCAG GAGACAAGTATCGAGACATATCTTTCCCTCAGCTCCTAGATTTGTCACTTCCTTATGCTGAAATTTGTTTTGATGGAAATGTATGTGTGGCAAAGGCAGAAGGTAGTGGTGGGGTATTAAATGTCAGTACTTGTGCTGAACAACTTCTTTATGAGGTTGGTGATCCAGGTGCTTATGTCACCCCTGATGTG ATCATTGATATTCGGGATGTTTCATTCCACCCATTGTCAAGCTCTAAGGTTCTATGCATTGGGGCAAAACCATCTGCTGCATCAGTGCCTGATAAACTCCTGCGGTTGGTTCCAAAG GACTGTGGATGGAAAGGATGGGGAGAGATATCCTATGGAGGATATGAATGTGTTAAACGTGCTCAAGCAGCTGAATTTCTG GTTAGATCATGGATGGAAGAAGTATTTCCTGGTGTTGACTGCCGTATACTTTCTTACATAATTGGGCATGATAGCCTCAAGGCAACCAGCATTGATGATAATGCTTCATTGTTGAAAACCATTGAAGATATTAGGTTACGCATGGATGGATTATTTGAGTTTAAGGAACATGCAGTCCAATTTGCTAGAGAGTTTTCAGCTTTATATACAAATGGACCGGCTGGTGGTGGTGGCATCAG CACGGGACACAAGAAAGAGATTGTTCTTCAAAAACAAttg GTTGATCGTGAACATGTTCTATGGCAAACTGGAGTGAAAGAGTCTCTAATAATAGAATCCTGTGGCCAAGGAGCTGCCGTCGAAAGTCTAACAAAAACACATGTTTTGCATGAATCTGTATTGCCACCAAAGACACATGCTGATACTAGTAACCTTTTCATGGATTTACCGTCTCCCAAAATCAACCACTCTCCTGCTCCATCTGGCCAGAAGATTCCACTCTATGATGTAGCACATAGTAGAGCTGGTGACAAAGGAAATGACTTGAACTTTTCCATTGTCCCACATTTTGCTCCAGATATTGAGCGGTTGAAGTTGATCATAACATCCCAATGGGTAAAGGAAGTAGTCTCAACTCTTCTAAATACCTCCTCATTTCCTAATTCAGATTCCAATGATAAGGACAAATGTGTCGATGACCATGTCAAGGTGGAAATATATGAAGTTAAGGGAATACAATCTTTGAATGTTGTGGTACGAAACATTCTCGATGGTGGTGTCAACTGCTCTCGAAGGATTGACCGGCATGGAAAGACCATCTCAGATCTCATATTGTGCCAGCGAGTTGTATTGCCTCCCTAA